One Fibrobacter sp. UWH4 genomic region harbors:
- a CDS encoding 1,4-dihydroxy-6-naphthoate synthase produces the protein MRLSLGISTCPNDTFIYEALIHGLENSPFEWDVHFADVQTLNEMVRRGELDVAKVSAQVYPKIEADYICLGCGGAIGYGCGPLLLSSESQEFNPELPVTLPGSETTAALLYRFWHSRTQSVPLSVNYALFDQVYRSLREKSAPQGVVIHEHRFTWKRDGLYLLQDLGAFWEENTGTPIPLGIAVARRTLGSTVIEKVEAEIRSSLRVAQNRPEMVTPFIDEKAQIDDPEVMKSHIRMFVNDFSESVGERGRASLEHLWRLVKSE, from the coding sequence ATGCGTCTTTCTCTCGGTATTTCCACTTGCCCTAACGACACCTTTATCTACGAGGCCCTCATTCACGGTCTCGAAAATTCACCTTTCGAATGGGACGTCCACTTTGCCGATGTGCAGACCTTGAACGAGATGGTGCGCCGTGGCGAACTCGATGTCGCGAAGGTCAGCGCTCAGGTCTATCCTAAAATCGAGGCGGATTATATCTGCCTGGGTTGCGGTGGCGCCATCGGCTACGGCTGCGGCCCACTACTGCTCTCCTCCGAGTCGCAGGAGTTCAATCCGGAGCTTCCCGTGACGCTTCCGGGCTCCGAGACGACGGCGGCGCTCCTGTACCGTTTCTGGCATTCCAGGACGCAGTCTGTGCCGTTATCCGTAAACTACGCCCTCTTTGACCAGGTGTACCGTTCCCTGCGCGAAAAGAGCGCCCCGCAGGGGGTCGTTATCCATGAACACCGTTTCACCTGGAAGCGCGACGGGCTCTACCTGCTTCAGGACCTGGGTGCCTTCTGGGAAGAAAATACGGGAACACCCATTCCGCTCGGGATTGCGGTCGCTCGCCGTACGCTGGGGTCCACGGTGATCGAAAAAGTGGAAGCGGAAATCCGATCGAGTCTCCGCGTGGCCCAAAATCGCCCCGAAATGGTGACCCCGTTCATCGACGAAAAGGCGCAAATCGACGATCCCGAAGTCATGAAATCGCATATCCGGATGTTCGTGAACGACTTCTCCGAAAGTGTGGGGGAGCGCGGAAGGGCGTCCCTGGAACACTTGTGGCGGTTAGTTAAAAGTGAATAG
- a CDS encoding spermine synthase, with amino-acid sequence MNILVYFLFALSGFAGLIYEGSWARYLKLFLGHSSYGQVLTLCIYMGGLAIGSFVAGKMVVHTKRPLLGYGIVELAIGIGGVAYHPLYNWLTGIFYDSEYTASLTSRGAEIAKVILATGSTLPIAIAVGMTFPFIAAGLMRKSGAEVSLPMLYFTNSLGSAIGILATSYLLIPEIGNHATLCVAASINFLLAAVFSFIGVTTSPVASKDEDAPEVHDEDYVAEHKLAMPPKDTWFWIAAITGLTSFVYEIVWIRLLSLLLGSSSHSFDQMLSAFILGLALGSAVSGKLLKKDSLVVLSMAQIFMAFFALCTLYFHQPFWGMMNEANQIFNPTSDGYICWSLFKYALSMLWMIPTSFFAGMTLPLITLILTRAFKSEAPIGKVYGWNTLGSIIGSAGGGLLLLPLLQLKGALVTAALLDFAIGFILLVIYRKRFRYSVMFYIMVCVMIMPAIFMKFDPSLITSGVFRSYKNMHPNEKIQVIDGKTATISFHESPVHYYVKTNGKADASMSKNREAPISSDELTQAATAFMPMAVKTEPYDAAMVGFGSGMGAHYLLADPLLRDFDCVEIEQAMMDLAKGFYPWNYRGYDDPRIHIYIDDATTFFHTNRRKYDMIISVPSNPWISGVAGLFAHEFYAKMRRYMRPGGLWVQWIQTYEFNDLMFLNILKALDTVFPYVSLYKSTDEPDIIMIASDEPVMQKGIGRFSTDTALVAEFKRIHRDPEFFGERNFLFTNKMLKSLLEGVKPNSLFIPMVDNKAEEARFVHSEAHIVSVFDSCEICWQQYLDPEDYALRRPARVKAMLEEPKDEFKKTALLAYADELIAAKKTSNSIAASTATKVGEPAEPTVTSASSVTLTSAGTLNSVASKVAADSIVADSATADSIQPEDPRLAELEASTGYQKFRENYIEWIRAVPMEARDSDEVYIKVSKAVNAGALPRSFVDEFNIMDAARQGVYKQAALLIADFFDRYEMNDMGDIFLRNCIVIALLAGEPELANIVYENAIQKNEDFFAVEKRLIEREIQRARRNQ; translated from the coding sequence ATGAACATCCTGGTCTATTTCCTGTTTGCCCTGTCCGGGTTCGCGGGCCTGATTTATGAAGGTTCGTGGGCGCGATACCTTAAACTTTTCCTGGGGCATTCCAGCTACGGCCAGGTGCTCACGCTCTGCATTTACATGGGCGGGCTTGCCATAGGCAGCTTTGTGGCGGGTAAGATGGTGGTGCATACCAAGCGCCCCTTGCTGGGTTACGGTATAGTGGAACTTGCTATTGGTATCGGTGGCGTGGCGTACCACCCGCTGTACAACTGGCTGACGGGGATTTTCTACGATTCTGAATATACGGCGTCTTTGACCAGTCGCGGGGCCGAAATCGCCAAGGTGATTCTGGCGACGGGATCGACGCTGCCGATTGCGATTGCGGTGGGCATGACATTCCCGTTCATTGCGGCGGGTCTCATGCGCAAGAGCGGTGCCGAAGTTTCACTCCCGATGCTTTACTTTACGAACAGCCTCGGTTCAGCCATCGGTATCTTGGCGACCAGCTACTTGTTGATTCCTGAAATTGGCAACCATGCCACCTTATGCGTGGCGGCCTCCATCAACTTCTTGCTGGCGGCAGTATTCAGCTTTATTGGCGTGACAACTTCGCCTGTGGCATCCAAAGATGAAGATGCCCCCGAAGTCCACGACGAAGATTATGTGGCGGAGCACAAACTTGCGATGCCGCCGAAGGATACCTGGTTCTGGATAGCGGCGATTACGGGTCTCACCTCGTTCGTGTATGAAATTGTCTGGATTCGCCTGCTGTCGCTGTTGCTGGGTTCTTCGAGCCATAGCTTTGACCAGATGCTTTCGGCGTTTATCTTGGGGCTTGCGCTGGGTTCTGCGGTAAGCGGAAAACTCTTGAAGAAGGACAGCCTCGTCGTCCTTTCGATGGCACAGATTTTTATGGCCTTCTTTGCGCTTTGCACACTGTATTTCCATCAGCCCTTCTGGGGCATGATGAACGAGGCCAACCAGATTTTCAATCCGACTTCTGACGGTTACATTTGCTGGAGCCTGTTCAAGTACGCGCTTTCGATGCTCTGGATGATTCCTACGAGTTTCTTTGCCGGCATGACGCTCCCGTTGATTACCTTGATTTTGACTCGCGCCTTCAAGAGCGAAGCCCCGATTGGCAAGGTCTACGGCTGGAATACGCTCGGTTCCATTATCGGTTCGGCAGGCGGTGGACTTTTGCTACTGCCCCTGTTGCAGCTCAAGGGCGCACTCGTGACGGCTGCCTTACTTGACTTCGCCATCGGCTTTATCTTACTGGTGATTTATCGCAAGCGCTTCCGTTACAGCGTGATGTTCTATATCATGGTGTGCGTCATGATTATGCCCGCCATCTTCATGAAGTTCGATCCGTCGCTGATTACCTCGGGCGTGTTCCGCAGCTACAAGAACATGCACCCCAACGAAAAGATTCAGGTAATCGACGGAAAAACCGCAACTATCAGCTTCCACGAATCGCCGGTGCATTACTACGTGAAGACCAACGGCAAGGCCGATGCCAGCATGAGTAAGAACCGCGAGGCACCAATTTCAAGCGACGAACTCACGCAGGCGGCAACCGCCTTTATGCCCATGGCTGTAAAGACGGAACCGTACGACGCTGCCATGGTGGGCTTCGGTAGCGGCATGGGCGCACACTACCTGCTCGCCGACCCCCTGCTCAGGGACTTCGATTGTGTGGAAATCGAGCAAGCCATGATGGATTTGGCGAAGGGCTTTTATCCGTGGAACTACCGCGGCTACGATGACCCGCGCATCCATATCTATATTGATGACGCGACGACGTTCTTCCATACGAACCGCCGCAAGTACGACATGATTATCAGCGTGCCCAGCAATCCCTGGATAAGCGGCGTGGCAGGCCTCTTTGCGCATGAGTTCTACGCCAAGATGCGCCGTTACATGAGGCCGGGCGGCCTTTGGGTGCAGTGGATTCAGACTTATGAATTCAACGACCTAATGTTCCTGAACATTCTGAAAGCTCTGGATACGGTCTTCCCGTACGTTAGTTTGTATAAATCCACCGATGAACCGGACATCATCATGATTGCAAGCGACGAACCGGTGATGCAGAAGGGAATTGGACGATTCTCTACGGATACGGCGCTGGTAGCGGAATTCAAGCGTATCCACCGCGACCCGGAATTCTTCGGCGAAAGGAACTTCCTCTTCACAAACAAGATGCTGAAGTCGCTACTCGAAGGTGTAAAGCCGAACAGCCTGTTCATTCCAATGGTCGACAACAAGGCCGAAGAAGCGCGCTTCGTTCATTCCGAGGCGCACATCGTGAGCGTGTTCGACAGTTGTGAAATTTGCTGGCAGCAGTACCTGGACCCCGAGGACTATGCGCTCCGCCGACCCGCCCGCGTAAAGGCGATGCTTGAAGAACCGAAGGATGAATTCAAGAAGACTGCCCTGCTAGCCTATGCGGACGAACTCATCGCCGCAAAAAAGACTTCGAATTCGATAGCCGCCTCGACCGCAACAAAGGTTGGTGAACCTGCCGAGCCAACGGTCACTTCGGCAAGCTCAGTGACCTTGACTAGCGCAGGGACCTTAAATAGCGTCGCCTCCAAGGTTGCCGCAGATTCCATCGTTGCCGATTCCGCTACCGCAGACAGCATTCAGCCGGAAGACCCGCGCCTTGCCGAACTTGAAGCATCTACCGGCTACCAGAAATTCCGCGAGAACTACATCGAGTGGATACGCGCAGTCCCGATGGAAGCGCGAGACTCCGACGAAGTCTATATCAAGGTGAGCAAAGCCGTGAACGCAGGCGCGCTCCCCCGCAGCTTTGTCGACGAATTCAACATCATGGACGCGGCACGCCAAGGCGTGTACAAGCAGGCGGCACTCCTTATTGCAGACTTCTTCGACCGCTACGAGATGAACGACATGGGCGACATTTTCCTGCGGAACTGCATCGTGATCGCCCTCCTCGCTGGCGAACCGGAACTTGCGAACATCGTCTACGAGAACGCCATCCAGAAGAACGAAGACTTCTTTGCCGTGGAGAAGCGCCTGATCGAGCGCGAAATCCAACGGGCAAGAAGAAACCAATAA
- a CDS encoding outer membrane beta-barrel protein produces MDLKRLSVILATAFALSVPAMAQDDSSDDEGWATAPSAESASENDAPAYDGSTDSEFANDEEYASAYARYKAETTKKSEINRMRNEGFARAVMLGIRAQVGTNTFFGENSDGWKMGFQAGGGLMLKMNFMLKDLSLVPELTFNYRHYAYEKDMNIYTNTGSIDIFIFDIPIIFRYTFEDYNFYVGLGLNMGLKLNGTSEFKNGAATESQDNTISTSGMEVGGAFDLGYMLTRWVHVNIRVVQCFTSLSNKSLMREDIFLESSLNTFYTTVGVSFLF; encoded by the coding sequence ATGGATTTAAAGAGATTGAGTGTAATTCTAGCCACGGCGTTTGCGCTTTCCGTACCCGCCATGGCCCAGGACGATTCTTCTGACGACGAGGGATGGGCGACCGCTCCGTCCGCCGAGAGTGCTTCGGAAAACGATGCTCCTGCTTACGACGGCTCTACCGACAGTGAGTTTGCGAACGACGAGGAATACGCTAGCGCGTATGCCCGCTACAAGGCGGAGACCACGAAGAAATCGGAAATCAACCGTATGCGTAACGAGGGCTTTGCCCGTGCCGTGATGCTCGGTATCCGAGCCCAGGTCGGTACCAACACCTTCTTTGGCGAAAATTCCGATGGCTGGAAGATGGGGTTCCAGGCGGGCGGCGGCTTGATGCTCAAGATGAATTTCATGCTGAAGGACCTGAGCCTTGTTCCGGAACTCACCTTCAACTACCGTCACTACGCCTATGAAAAGGATATGAACATCTACACGAATACGGGTAGCATCGACATATTCATTTTCGACATTCCGATTATTTTCCGCTATACGTTCGAAGACTACAACTTCTATGTCGGCTTGGGCCTGAATATGGGTCTCAAGCTCAACGGAACGTCCGAGTTCAAGAACGGTGCCGCGACGGAATCCCAGGACAACACCATTTCCACTTCCGGTATGGAAGTGGGCGGTGCCTTCGATCTCGGTTACATGCTTACCCGCTGGGTCCACGTGAACATTCGCGTGGTGCAGTGCTTCACGAGTCTTTCGAACAAGTCGCTTATGCGCGAAGACATCTTCCTGGAATCTTCGCTCAACACGTTCTACACGACGGTCGGCGTAAGTTTCCTGTTCTAG
- the tyrS gene encoding tyrosine--tRNA ligase has translation MQFRPVKEQLEILMRGVIDVVPQEELEKKLQKSYDTGVPLRIKMGVDPTAPDVHFGHTVVMRKLRQFQDLGHTVVLIVGDYTAQIGDPSGRNKARPRLTHEQVLENAKEYQEQFFKVVRRDQVEIHYNGEWFSKLPFSKVTELMGQFTVAQMLEREDFHNRYTANTPISLHEFMYPMMQGYDSVAIKSDVELGGTDQKFNVLRGRDLQLFEGMEPQIGLFMPILLGTDGKVKMSKSIGNYVGLNEPADVMYHKIYSLADSIVENWFELLTNIPLAEIKQMMADIAAGKMNPNDAKHRLAIDIVTQYYGAEAAEAAAAKEREIHSGNAIPSDAAECSVAAGTYGALDLLVEIKAFASKGEARRMVQNGGVKIAGEKLADPQAQIEIKGDDNLVVQVGKRKFFKVNF, from the coding sequence ATGCAATTCCGTCCTGTAAAAGAACAGCTTGAAATTTTGATGCGCGGCGTTATCGATGTTGTGCCGCAAGAAGAACTCGAAAAGAAACTCCAGAAGTCCTACGATACTGGTGTTCCGCTCCGTATCAAGATGGGCGTGGACCCGACGGCTCCGGATGTTCATTTTGGACATACGGTGGTGATGCGCAAGCTCCGCCAGTTCCAGGATTTGGGCCATACCGTCGTGCTCATCGTGGGAGACTACACTGCCCAGATTGGTGACCCCAGCGGTCGCAACAAGGCCCGTCCGCGTCTCACCCACGAACAGGTGCTCGAGAACGCGAAGGAATACCAGGAACAGTTCTTCAAGGTCGTCCGCCGCGACCAGGTGGAAATCCACTATAACGGCGAATGGTTCAGTAAGCTTCCGTTCAGCAAGGTGACCGAACTCATGGGCCAGTTCACTGTGGCCCAGATGCTTGAACGCGAAGACTTCCACAACCGCTACACGGCCAACACGCCGATTAGCCTGCACGAGTTCATGTACCCGATGATGCAGGGCTACGATTCCGTGGCCATCAAGAGCGACGTGGAATTGGGCGGCACCGACCAGAAGTTCAACGTGCTTCGCGGCCGCGACTTGCAGCTTTTCGAAGGCATGGAACCGCAGATCGGCCTCTTCATGCCTATCCTTCTCGGTACCGACGGCAAGGTCAAGATGAGTAAGTCCATCGGTAACTACGTGGGCCTGAATGAACCGGCCGACGTGATGTACCACAAGATTTACAGCCTCGCCGACAGCATCGTCGAAAACTGGTTCGAACTTCTGACCAACATTCCGCTTGCAGAAATCAAGCAGATGATGGCGGACATTGCCGCGGGCAAAATGAACCCGAACGATGCGAAGCACCGTCTCGCCATCGACATCGTGACGCAGTACTACGGCGCAGAAGCCGCCGAGGCCGCCGCTGCCAAGGAACGCGAGATCCACAGTGGTAACGCCATCCCCAGCGATGCCGCCGAATGCAGCGTGGCGGCCGGCACCTACGGTGCCCTGGACCTGCTTGTTGAAATCAAGGCCTTCGCCAGTAAGGGCGAAGCTCGCCGCATGGTCCAGAACGGCGGCGTGAAGATTGCCGGCGAAAAGCTTGCCGATCCGCAGGCCCAGATCGAAATCAAGGGCGACGACAACCTCGTCGTCCAGGTGGGCAAGCGCAAGTTCTTCAAGGTGAATTTCTAG
- a CDS encoding porin family protein, with the protein MKTFSLSNRLAVVLLAGALASPLAFAQGVFEGSGEVSDPNCVGDGCGYVPAEQASEQDFQYGENSEVSSAESASGEQVPADSVVSDSTLADSAKVATMNIDEEDDDAPHYVAENAAEYRARKEGFSRGVQFGVRVSGGVNKSFGQKSGDWNIGPEFGAGLMARLPLGESFGVATELNFSYRHYGYESESDYGEYEATVKEMLFEIPVMGQLVVDEDGLFFALGVNLGLKMSGESEFKQTITAEGHKSKETRSNTIPTVGVEIGGLADIGYVVNRWLVMDLRVVQNFTNVLDLDRIAESTLMHSKLYTMHVSLGVTLLL; encoded by the coding sequence ATGAAAACCTTTTCGCTGTCGAACCGTTTGGCTGTCGTTCTTCTTGCAGGTGCCCTCGCTTCCCCTCTCGCCTTTGCACAGGGTGTTTTTGAAGGTTCCGGCGAAGTGAGCGACCCGAACTGCGTGGGTGACGGTTGCGGCTATGTCCCTGCCGAACAGGCCTCCGAACAAGACTTCCAGTACGGCGAAAATTCAGAAGTATCCTCCGCCGAATCTGCTTCTGGCGAGCAGGTTCCCGCAGATAGCGTCGTTTCCGACAGCACCCTTGCCGATTCCGCCAAGGTGGCGACGATGAATATCGACGAGGAAGACGACGATGCTCCCCATTACGTTGCCGAAAATGCAGCGGAATACCGCGCGCGCAAAGAGGGCTTTTCGAGGGGCGTACAGTTCGGCGTCCGCGTGTCGGGGGGCGTAAACAAGAGTTTTGGACAAAAATCCGGTGATTGGAATATCGGGCCGGAATTCGGGGCTGGCCTTATGGCGCGGCTTCCGCTCGGTGAATCCTTCGGTGTGGCGACCGAACTGAACTTCAGCTACCGCCACTACGGTTACGAGAGTGAGTCCGATTACGGCGAGTACGAGGCGACCGTCAAGGAAATGCTGTTCGAAATTCCGGTCATGGGACAGCTCGTCGTTGATGAAGACGGCCTTTTCTTTGCCTTGGGCGTGAACCTCGGACTCAAGATGAGCGGTGAATCCGAATTCAAGCAGACCATTACAGCCGAGGGCCACAAGTCGAAGGAAACGCGCAGCAATACGATTCCGACGGTCGGAGTGGAGATTGGCGGGCTTGCCGATATCGGTTATGTGGTGAACCGCTGGCTGGTTATGGACCTCAGGGTCGTGCAGAACTTCACGAACGTGTTGGACCTAGATCGGATTGCGGAATCGACTCTAATGCATTCAAAACTTTACACGATGCATGTCTCGCTCGGTGTTACGCTGCTGCTCTAG
- a CDS encoding 1-phosphofructokinase family hexose kinase: protein MSQEILILGLNPAWQRLFYVDKFTPGEVHRIKKVEEYGSGKGINCGLVLRLLGGVPLMMHFLGSEHGSRIFDEISAYGIQQAPVWIKEPTRICTTVVSEGESTELIEPSPVLSDFENEDFIQTLNDYWSTTQSVALCGTFPQGFNLSLLNDLDFTGKKIYVDAIEGIDGWLEKGVELLKINMQEYCKLLTRLGLPIVLSSPQFWKMTATAVLERLPIKNLVVTDEDSPVRAFRLVEKKFQGVQIQPPQIQVNNRIGAGDSFFAGWLFADSQGMEFEQCLVKATAVATARCEVDRPCNLKVERVAELEASLADAVEKLE, encoded by the coding sequence ATGTCGCAAGAAATCCTGATTCTCGGGCTCAATCCCGCCTGGCAGCGCCTGTTCTACGTGGACAAGTTTACGCCGGGCGAGGTGCATCGCATCAAGAAGGTCGAAGAGTACGGTTCCGGCAAGGGAATCAACTGCGGCCTGGTTCTCCGCCTTTTAGGCGGGGTGCCTCTCATGATGCATTTCCTGGGCTCCGAACACGGTTCGCGTATTTTCGATGAGATTTCCGCTTACGGAATCCAGCAGGCGCCCGTGTGGATCAAGGAACCTACGCGCATTTGCACGACCGTCGTGAGCGAGGGGGAGTCTACCGAACTCATCGAGCCCTCGCCGGTCCTTTCCGATTTCGAGAACGAGGACTTTATCCAGACGCTCAACGATTACTGGAGTACGACGCAGAGTGTCGCTTTGTGCGGAACATTCCCCCAAGGCTTCAATCTGTCGCTGTTGAACGACCTGGATTTCACGGGTAAAAAGATATACGTCGACGCCATCGAAGGCATTGACGGCTGGCTTGAAAAGGGCGTCGAGCTTCTCAAGATCAACATGCAGGAGTACTGCAAGTTGCTCACTCGCCTCGGTCTCCCCATAGTGCTATCGAGTCCGCAGTTCTGGAAAATGACAGCGACCGCCGTGCTGGAACGCCTCCCGATCAAGAACCTGGTGGTCACCGACGAGGATTCCCCGGTTCGTGCCTTCCGCCTGGTCGAAAAGAAGTTCCAGGGCGTGCAGATACAACCCCCGCAAATCCAGGTGAACAACCGTATCGGTGCGGGAGACTCTTTCTTTGCCGGTTGGCTCTTTGCCGACAGTCAGGGAATGGAATTTGAACAGTGTCTCGTCAAGGCGACTGCTGTCGCGACGGCTCGTTGCGAAGTTGACCGACCCTGCAATCTCAAAGTGGAACGCGTTGCCGAGCTTGAAGCTTCGCTTGCGGATGCAGTCGAAAAACTGGAGTAG
- a CDS encoding OmpA family protein: MTLKKLVLITAGAMLLSGTAMAKNINVPGDYSKIADALGNADAGDTILVKRGTYNENITLIMGVVLKGEDPLTTIIDGGRRGPTVMGTSGAEMSHFTVKNGIEGILCENAAPYIHHCYVLDNHATGIGAFISLPHLRNNVVYGNRWSGILAWGAKSLDAFIEHNVVLRNGYSGLALKGPTNVIVRNNIFMENHYYGVFADPAAGQTKVEYNNIYKNYYPFNEFIKVNRTNVSLDPKFVNHSLSKPNFYCQSTSPMLKRGKGKADIGLTATELVKEEEVVEETRNPDSDGDGLCDPWVSEEGLSDKYASVCTGLDNCPEEAEDFDGYQDDDGCPDADNDRDGLCDPWVEAKGMLSQFAHICKGVDLCPEQSESLNSYKDDDGCPDEVPQPPKKVFVLEGVNFESGKATITQDSYISLMKVVDIMETFTEATFEIVGHTDNVGKKEKNMQLSADRAAAVKNFLVEKGINESRIVTSGKGDTQPVATNKTPEGRAQNRRIEFIRTDIN, encoded by the coding sequence ATGACCCTAAAGAAACTGGTCTTAATCACGGCCGGGGCGATGCTTCTTTCTGGAACCGCCATGGCAAAGAATATCAATGTTCCTGGCGATTACTCAAAGATTGCTGACGCTCTCGGTAATGCGGATGCTGGCGATACCATCTTGGTGAAGCGTGGCACCTATAACGAAAACATCACCCTGATCATGGGTGTCGTACTTAAGGGCGAGGATCCCCTTACGACCATCATTGATGGTGGCCGCAGAGGTCCGACCGTCATGGGTACTTCGGGCGCCGAAATGTCGCACTTCACCGTGAAGAACGGTATCGAAGGTATCCTTTGCGAAAACGCTGCCCCCTACATCCACCACTGCTATGTGCTTGATAACCACGCTACCGGTATTGGTGCGTTTATCTCGCTCCCGCATCTCCGCAACAACGTGGTGTACGGCAACCGCTGGTCCGGCATCCTCGCTTGGGGTGCCAAGTCCCTCGACGCCTTTATCGAACATAACGTCGTGCTCCGCAACGGCTATTCCGGCCTTGCTCTGAAGGGTCCGACCAACGTGATCGTCCGCAACAACATCTTCATGGAAAACCACTACTACGGTGTGTTTGCCGATCCGGCCGCCGGCCAGACGAAGGTGGAATACAACAACATCTACAAGAACTACTACCCGTTCAACGAATTCATCAAGGTGAACCGCACGAACGTTTCCCTCGACCCGAAGTTCGTGAACCACTCCCTTTCGAAGCCGAACTTCTACTGCCAGTCCACCTCGCCGATGCTCAAGCGCGGCAAGGGCAAGGCTGACATCGGCCTCACCGCTACCGAGCTGGTGAAGGAAGAAGAAGTCGTCGAAGAAACCCGCAACCCGGATTCCGATGGCGATGGCCTTTGCGATCCGTGGGTTTCCGAAGAAGGCCTCTCCGACAAGTATGCATCCGTCTGCACGGGCCTCGACAACTGCCCCGAAGAAGCCGAAGACTTCGACGGTTACCAGGACGACGACGGCTGCCCGGATGCCGACAACGACCGCGACGGTCTCTGCGACCCGTGGGTCGAAGCCAAGGGTATGCTTTCCCAGTTCGCTCACATCTGTAAGGGTGTGGACCTCTGCCCCGAACAATCCGAAAGCTTGAACAGCTACAAGGACGACGATGGTTGCCCGGACGAAGTGCCGCAGCCGCCGAAGAAGGTCTTTGTGCTTGAAGGTGTGAACTTCGAATCCGGTAAGGCTACGATTACCCAGGATTCCTACATCTCCCTGATGAAGGTGGTGGACATTATGGAAACCTTCACCGAAGCTACGTTTGAAATTGTGGGTCATACCGATAACGTTGGTAAGAAAGAAAAGAACATGCAGCTTTCCGCTGACCGTGCCGCTGCCGTGAAGAACTTCCTGGTGGAAAAGGGCATCAACGAAAGCCGAATTGTCACTTCGGGTAAGGGTGACACGCAGCCGGTCGCCACGAACAAGACCCCGGAAGGCCGCGCCCAGAACCGTCGTATTGAGTTCATCCGCACGGATATCAATTAA